The Lewinellaceae bacterium DNA window TCTGATTTCAATGGTGTTACCCTGGTGATTGATGCATTGCGTCAGGAATCAATTCGTTAATTTCGCGCAGAACAAAATCTTGACATGGACGGTATTCAAACCACCGATTTTCATTTTCATCCGGATCAGGTCGTATATCACGGCAAAGTACGGGACGTTTACACGATCGGAGAACGGATGATCATGGTTGCCTCTGACCGCATTTCTGCATTCGATCACATCCTTCCCCGGCCCATACCTTATAAAGGACAGGTACTTAATCAGATGGCCGCTTTTTTCCTGGAGGCAACCCGTGATATCGTGCCCAACTGGATGGAGTCCTGCCCGGACCCCAACGTGATGATCGGTAAAAAATGCGATCCTCAGCGCGTCGAGATGGTTATCCGCGGATACCTGGCCGGCCACGCCTGGCGGCAATATAAATCCGGCGCCAGGATCCTGTGCGGCGTGTCTATGCCCGATGGCATGAAGGAATCCGATAAGTTTCCTGAGCCCCTCATCACCCCGGCGACCAAAGCCGACGAAGGTCATGATGAAGACATCACCCGGGAAGATATCCTGGCCCGCGGCCTGGTGGATCCCGGTCACTATGAGCTTATGGAGAAGTATACCCACGCTCTTTTTGCCCGTGGCAGCGCGATGGCGGAAGCCCGTGGGTTAATCCTGGTTGATACGAAATACGAATTCGGCATCTACCAGGATGAAGTAGTGCTGATCGATGAAATTCACACACCCGATTCATCACGATATTATTACCTGGAAGGTTATACCGAAAGACAGGGCCGCGGTGAGCACCAAAAGCAACTTTCCAAGGAGTTTGTCCGCGAATGGCTTATGGATCACGGTTTCCAGGGTCTCGATGGCCAGGTCATGCCGGACATGCCCGACGATTTTGTGCAGGAGATCAGCGAGCGGTATATCCATCTCTACGAACTGATGACCGGCACTTCCTTTGAAAAAGCCGACTACGGCCAGGTGCTTAACCGGATCCGGCATAATGTGGAAGCGTATCTGGGCAGTAGTCAGTAATCAGATTAAGGAGTTAATAAGTTAATGGGTGAATAAGTTAATGAGTTGGTCTACAACACCACCTTTTAAGTTAATCAGTTAATCTGAATATTAGTTAATGAGTTAGTCCACACAACACCACAACACCACCTCTTGAGTTAATAGGTTAATGAGAAAATAAGTTAATGAGTAAGTCCACAAAACCACAATACCTCCTTTTGAGTTAATCAGTTAATCTGAGAATAAGTTAATGAGTTAGTCCACAACACCACAACACCACAATACCTCCTTTTGAGTTAATCAGTTAATCTGAATATTAGTTAATGAGTTAGTCAACATTTCCAAAGAGCTCATAAAACCACAACACCACATAACCATAATACCACAATACCATAATCCCAAGCCCATCCCACCGTAAACACGTAAAAACGTCAACACCTAAACACGTTACCCCACATAATCTTCCAGGTACCAGAAGTTCTCAGTCAGTAACCCATCCCGGGCGATCGTGGCCCGCTTGAGTATATTTCCTTCGTCGCCGTTAAAAAACTGGGGTAAGATGTGATTGATGA harbors:
- a CDS encoding phosphoribosylaminoimidazolesuccinocarboxamide synthase, whose amino-acid sequence is MDGIQTTDFHFHPDQVVYHGKVRDVYTIGERMIMVASDRISAFDHILPRPIPYKGQVLNQMAAFFLEATRDIVPNWMESCPDPNVMIGKKCDPQRVEMVIRGYLAGHAWRQYKSGARILCGVSMPDGMKESDKFPEPLITPATKADEGHDEDITREDILARGLVDPGHYELMEKYTHALFARGSAMAEARGLILVDTKYEFGIYQDEVVLIDEIHTPDSSRYYYLEGYTERQGRGEHQKQLSKEFVREWLMDHGFQGLDGQVMPDMPDDFVQEISERYIHLYELMTGTSFEKADYGQVLNRIRHNVEAYLGSSQ